From a region of the Kaistia sp. 32K genome:
- a CDS encoding YdeI family protein has protein sequence MAAFIVDMDKVRTFAGPEDFYDWLSRNHASETEVWVRLHKKDSGIPSITAKEAVDVVLCWGWIDAIRKGLDQTSFLQRYTPRGKKSVWSQVNVDNVGRLVDEGRMTEHGLKHVEAAKADGRWNKAYRISGAEIPADLLAAIEADPLAKATFDGLSAQNRFALIFRLNNLKTEAGRQKRIAAFVDMLRRGEAIHPQKK, from the coding sequence ATGGCCGCCTTTATCGTCGATATGGACAAGGTCCGGACCTTTGCCGGCCCTGAGGACTTCTACGACTGGCTGAGCAGGAACCATGCTTCCGAGACGGAAGTGTGGGTCCGGCTGCACAAGAAGGATTCCGGGATACCCTCGATCACGGCCAAGGAGGCGGTAGACGTCGTCCTGTGTTGGGGCTGGATCGACGCCATCCGCAAGGGTCTGGACCAGACGAGCTTCCTCCAGCGCTACACCCCGCGCGGCAAGAAGAGCGTCTGGAGCCAGGTCAATGTCGACAATGTCGGACGGCTGGTCGACGAAGGCCGCATGACCGAACACGGCCTGAAACACGTCGAAGCCGCCAAGGCGGATGGCCGATGGAACAAGGCCTACCGCATCAGCGGCGCCGAGATCCCTGCCGATCTGCTGGCGGCGATCGAGGCCGACCCGCTGGCAAAGGCAACGTTCGACGGTCTCAGCGCGCAAAACCGCTTCGCGCTGATCTTCCGGCTGAACAATCTGAAGACCGAGGCCGGCCGCCAGAAACGCATCGCCGCCTTCGTCGACATGCTCCGACGCGGCGAGGCGATACACCCGCAGAAGAAATAG
- the mnmA gene encoding tRNA 2-thiouridine(34) synthase MnmA: MLNSLDLPGRPEDTRIVVAMSGGVDSSVVAGLLKREGYDVVGMTLQLYDHGEATHRKGACCAGQDIHDARRVAEKLDIPHYVLDYEERFRKSVIDSFAASYIAGETPIPCVACNQTVKFSDLLTTARELGAAALATGHYVQSRLLPNGHRGMFRPADLDRDQSYFLFATTPEQLDFIRFPLGHLTKPETREIARELGLEIADKHDSQDICFVPNGKYSDVIERLKPGAAEGGDIVHIDGRVLGGHEGIIHYTVGQRRGLGVAAADPLYVLHLDAERQRVIVGPREALAARRLILRNVNWLGDAPIEAIGEAGVEIYARVRSTRAPQRAEIVQRNGETQVSLLDGETGVAPGQACVFYAGEGEGARVLGGGWIGRAERNGEAEQALRRLIAPDNVRAA; the protein is encoded by the coding sequence ATGCTCAACAGTCTCGATCTACCCGGCCGCCCCGAGGACACGCGCATCGTCGTCGCGATGTCGGGCGGGGTCGATTCCTCGGTCGTCGCGGGACTGTTGAAACGCGAGGGCTACGACGTCGTCGGCATGACGCTGCAGCTCTACGACCATGGCGAGGCGACGCATCGCAAGGGCGCCTGCTGCGCCGGCCAGGACATCCACGACGCCCGCCGCGTCGCCGAGAAGCTCGACATCCCGCATTACGTGCTCGATTATGAGGAGCGCTTCCGCAAGTCGGTGATCGACAGCTTCGCCGCGAGCTACATCGCCGGCGAGACGCCGATCCCCTGTGTCGCCTGCAACCAGACGGTCAAGTTCTCAGACCTCCTGACGACGGCGCGCGAGCTTGGCGCGGCGGCGCTGGCGACCGGCCACTACGTCCAGAGCCGGCTGCTTCCGAACGGCCATCGCGGCATGTTCCGCCCGGCCGATCTCGATCGCGACCAGAGCTATTTCCTGTTCGCGACGACGCCCGAGCAGCTCGATTTCATCCGTTTTCCGCTCGGCCATCTGACCAAGCCGGAGACGCGCGAGATCGCCCGCGAGCTCGGCCTCGAGATCGCCGACAAGCATGACAGCCAGGACATCTGCTTCGTGCCGAACGGCAAATATTCCGACGTGATCGAGCGCCTGAAGCCGGGCGCCGCCGAAGGCGGCGACATCGTCCATATTGACGGCCGCGTTCTCGGCGGGCACGAGGGCATCATCCACTACACGGTCGGCCAGCGCCGCGGTCTCGGCGTCGCGGCGGCCGACCCGCTCTATGTGCTGCATCTCGACGCCGAGCGGCAGCGCGTCATCGTCGGCCCTCGCGAGGCGCTGGCCGCCCGCCGGCTGATCCTGCGCAACGTCAACTGGCTCGGCGACGCGCCGATCGAGGCGATCGGCGAGGCGGGCGTCGAGATCTATGCGCGCGTCCGCTCGACGCGGGCGCCGCAGCGCGCCGAGATCGTGCAGCGGAACGGCGAGACCCAGGTTTCGTTGTTGGATGGCGAGACCGGGGTCGCCCCCGGCCAGGCCTGCGTCTTCTATGCCGGCGAGGGGGAGGGCGCGCGCGTCCTCGGCGGCGGCTGGATCGGACGCGCCGAGCGGAATGGCGAAGCGGAACAGGCGTTGCGCCGCCTGATCGCTCCGGACAATGTCAGAGCAGCTTGA
- a CDS encoding metal-dependent hydrolase: MKLTWLGHAAFHVAIGDAVILIDPFLTGNPTLTGDASKWTEGVTHILLSHGHGDHVGDTVAIAKANGAAVVADADLATYLAHKGVANVQPMNSGGTLDLGAFRVSMTVAHHSSGSVDENGIAISLGQAHGLVVRAPGEKTLYFAGDTDIFSDMALIDEIYEPKIGILPIGDRFTMGGELAALAARRFFHFETVIPCHYGTFGLLDQTPDKFIAGMQGADAKVVVPAVGETLTL; the protein is encoded by the coding sequence ATGAAGCTTACTTGGCTCGGCCATGCGGCCTTTCATGTCGCAATCGGCGACGCCGTCATTCTCATCGATCCGTTCCTGACCGGGAATCCCACGCTCACCGGCGACGCCTCGAAATGGACCGAGGGCGTCACCCACATCCTGCTCAGCCACGGCCATGGCGACCATGTCGGCGACACGGTGGCGATCGCCAAGGCGAATGGCGCGGCGGTCGTCGCCGACGCCGATCTCGCCACCTATCTGGCGCACAAGGGCGTCGCCAATGTCCAGCCGATGAATTCCGGCGGCACGCTCGATCTCGGCGCCTTCCGCGTCTCGATGACGGTGGCGCACCATTCCTCGGGCTCGGTCGACGAGAACGGCATCGCCATCTCGCTCGGCCAGGCGCATGGCCTGGTCGTCCGCGCCCCCGGCGAGAAGACGCTCTATTTCGCCGGCGACACCGACATCTTCTCCGACATGGCGCTGATCGACGAGATCTACGAGCCGAAGATCGGCATCCTGCCGATCGGCGACCGCTTCACCATGGGCGGCGAACTCGCGGCGCTGGCGGCCCGGCGCTTCTTCCATTTCGAGACGGTGATCCCCTGCCATTACGGCACGTTCGGGCTGCTCGACCAGACGCCGGACAAGTTCATCGCCGGCATGCAGGGCGCCGACGCGAAGGTCGTAGTGCCGGCCGTCGGCGAGACGCTGACGCTCTGA
- a CDS encoding HAMP domain-containing sensor histidine kinase has product MRRARLLRSTPFRLAVIFSALFLVAFVVASLVAVQAVRQNLVAKLDRDVGETYAVLAASYGDNDIEDLIGLVQNHVAVARAADQIFLLTGRGGARLVGNIAQRAVPLGWSTAAGSDLGLDGAARYRLLAGDIGSGYRLVVGKSYAEIETVGAITAVTFMWATLVALLVAVAGGWILARRLQRRMDAIAGTMARISEGELGARIPLIGNGDDVDVLSVRINDTLDRLSGLFEGMRQVAADIAHDLKTPLNRLKLTIRAALGKQEAGEPVAAELEEADAESDRINATFDALLRIAQIEAGARKARFAPVRLGDVAAAIAEAYVEVAGESGRTLHFEAGDVSHAISGDRQLLLQMCANLVENAMIHGPAGTRIGLRVAATDAATTLCVTDDGPGIPESERANVLRRLYRLEKSRTTPGSGLGLSLVKAVADLHGARLVLSDNQPGLCVTIEFPNLPPRRTA; this is encoded by the coding sequence ATGCGCCGCGCTAGGCTGCTCCGCAGCACGCCGTTCCGACTGGCCGTCATCTTCTCCGCCCTGTTTCTCGTCGCCTTCGTCGTCGCCAGCCTCGTCGCCGTGCAGGCGGTGCGGCAAAACCTGGTGGCCAAGCTCGACCGGGATGTCGGCGAAACCTATGCCGTCCTCGCCGCCTCCTATGGCGACAACGATATCGAGGATCTGATCGGCCTGGTGCAGAACCATGTCGCGGTGGCGCGCGCGGCCGATCAGATCTTCCTGCTGACGGGAAGGGGCGGGGCCCGGCTCGTCGGCAATATCGCGCAAAGGGCGGTGCCGCTCGGCTGGTCGACGGCGGCGGGAAGCGATCTTGGCCTCGATGGCGCCGCCCGCTACCGGCTGCTCGCCGGCGATATCGGCAGCGGCTACCGCCTCGTCGTCGGCAAGAGCTACGCCGAGATCGAGACCGTCGGCGCGATCACCGCCGTCACCTTCATGTGGGCGACCCTGGTCGCGCTGCTCGTCGCGGTCGCCGGCGGCTGGATCCTGGCGCGGCGCCTGCAACGGCGCATGGACGCGATCGCCGGCACGATGGCCCGGATCTCCGAGGGCGAACTCGGCGCGCGCATTCCGCTCATCGGCAATGGCGACGACGTTGACGTGCTCTCCGTCCGCATCAACGACACGCTCGACCGTCTGTCCGGCCTGTTCGAGGGCATGAGGCAGGTCGCGGCCGATATCGCGCATGATCTGAAGACGCCGCTGAACCGGCTGAAGCTGACGATCCGGGCAGCACTCGGCAAGCAGGAGGCGGGCGAACCCGTCGCGGCGGAACTGGAAGAAGCCGACGCCGAAAGCGACCGGATCAATGCCACCTTCGACGCCCTGCTGCGGATTGCCCAGATCGAGGCCGGCGCGCGCAAGGCCCGTTTTGCCCCGGTCCGGCTCGGCGACGTCGCGGCTGCGATCGCCGAGGCTTATGTCGAGGTGGCGGGAGAAAGCGGCCGCACGCTGCATTTCGAGGCCGGGGACGTTTCTCACGCCATTTCCGGCGACCGGCAGCTGCTTTTGCAGATGTGCGCCAATCTGGTCGAGAACGCGATGATCCACGGTCCTGCTGGCACGCGCATCGGCCTTCGCGTGGCGGCGACGGATGCCGCAACGACGCTGTGCGTCACCGATGACGGGCCGGGCATCCCCGAAAGCGAACGGGCCAACGTGCTGCGCCGGCTCTATCGCCTGGAAAAGAGCCGGACGACGCCGGGTTCCGGCCTCGGCCTCAGCCTGGTGAAGGCGGTGGCGGACCTGCATGGCGCCAGGCTGGTGCTCTCCGACAACCAGCCGGGCCTCTGCGTCACCATCGAGTTCCCCAACCTGCCGCCGCGCCGGACCGCCTGA
- a CDS encoding MarR family winged helix-turn-helix transcriptional regulator, which translates to MSEQAENWNAGVMPAMLVSTAGRLLARLADTRLRKIGISISHFPVLAALKDGKALSQKELARIAGVEQPSMAQLLSRMERDDLIRREPDPKDGRSSLVSLTDSAIGKRGPAREILAMGNGEAVAGFNQEEIDTFVELLQRVIVNVNDASKSASANEEAADSFAK; encoded by the coding sequence ATGTCCGAACAGGCGGAAAACTGGAATGCCGGGGTGATGCCCGCTATGCTGGTTTCCACAGCCGGGAGATTGCTCGCTCGGCTCGCTGACACTCGATTGCGCAAAATCGGCATCAGCATCAGTCACTTCCCTGTGCTGGCCGCCTTGAAGGACGGGAAAGCCCTCTCGCAAAAGGAACTCGCCCGGATCGCGGGGGTGGAGCAGCCCAGCATGGCCCAGCTTCTCTCGCGGATGGAGCGGGATGATCTGATCCGCAGAGAGCCGGATCCGAAGGATGGAAGAAGCAGCCTCGTAAGTTTGACAGACAGCGCGATCGGCAAAAGGGGACCGGCGCGTGAGATCCTGGCAATGGGAAACGGAGAGGCGGTGGCCGGCTTCAACCAGGAGGAAATCGACACGTTCGTCGAATTGCTCCAACGCGTGATCGTCAACGTAAACGATGCAAGCAAATCGGCGAGTGCAAACGAAGAAGCGGCCGATTCCTTCGCAAAGTAG
- a CDS encoding YqaA family protein produces the protein MEASAPEIQRRGIMKRLFDRIMVMSAGPHALWLLAVVSFTEASFFPIPPDPILAAIVLARRQRAWIAALVCTVASVVGGLFGYAIGYGLYETIGAPVIAFYNMQEAFHTFQLRFDEWGGWIIVAKGLTPIPFKIVTIASGVAHLNLWTFVIACIITRGLRFLVVAALFYAFGPQARAMIDKHFSTVMIVGTIVVILGFVAVIYI, from the coding sequence ATGGAAGCGAGCGCCCCGGAAATCCAGCGTCGCGGCATTATGAAGCGGCTGTTCGACCGGATCATGGTGATGTCGGCCGGGCCGCACGCTTTGTGGCTGCTGGCGGTCGTCTCCTTCACCGAAGCGTCCTTCTTCCCGATCCCGCCCGATCCGATCCTCGCGGCCATCGTGCTGGCGCGGCGCCAGCGCGCCTGGATCGCGGCGCTCGTCTGCACCGTCGCCTCGGTCGTCGGCGGCCTGTTCGGCTACGCCATCGGCTACGGCCTCTACGAGACGATCGGCGCGCCGGTCATCGCCTTCTACAATATGCAGGAGGCGTTCCATACGTTCCAGCTGCGCTTCGACGAATGGGGCGGCTGGATCATCGTCGCCAAGGGGCTGACGCCGATCCCGTTCAAGATCGTGACGATCGCCTCCGGCGTCGCGCACCTGAACCTCTGGACCTTCGTCATCGCCTGCATCATCACGCGCGGCCTGCGCTTCCTGGTGGTGGCGGCGCTGTTCTATGCCTTTGGTCCGCAGGCGCGCGCGATGATCGACAAGCATTTCTCCACCGTGATGATCGTCGGCACGATCGTCGTCATCCTCGGCTTCGTCGCCGTCATCTACATCTGA
- a CDS encoding MFS transporter, with the protein MASRSSKRQKFDEIWLLVGLIGINIFLALPINLGPLQTGALMDGLKLSSSQAGVVGTIEPLIFSIVLVCFPRLPRRFGTRTLGVFGLTGAIIGNVASGMSDSFATICFWRLFVGASTGLVALAGFAALATAARVDRMSALVTVVVTLVGVGVVVVGGNVTQEGGFRWLFWFSAAISIGCAVIATALPERRNETGPPLRLSTVGRSPLAIGTVAYLFAGGAVWPFVERIGVKSGLTVSQVGEALGFTLLAGLAAGVAALALAKPGRERTLAVAGILCFGGGCAMLTLSTTPAVYISSLVVMFFFFVFVGPFLTALAMKVDGTGGLAAAIMGWSTLISSLAPAVSGRLVEGDQFDRMIWLVLASTIVGVVVLARGKLVAHSVPPQPETASAYPSARSDP; encoded by the coding sequence ATGGCGAGCCGCAGTTCCAAGAGGCAGAAATTCGACGAAATCTGGCTCCTTGTCGGCCTTATCGGCATCAACATCTTTCTGGCCCTGCCGATCAACCTCGGCCCGCTGCAGACAGGCGCGCTGATGGATGGCTTGAAGCTCTCGAGCTCCCAAGCCGGAGTTGTAGGCACGATCGAGCCGTTGATCTTCTCGATCGTTCTCGTTTGCTTTCCGCGCCTTCCGCGCCGGTTCGGGACCAGGACCCTTGGCGTTTTCGGTCTGACCGGGGCCATCATCGGCAATGTTGCGTCAGGCATGAGCGATAGCTTCGCGACAATCTGTTTCTGGCGCCTGTTTGTGGGCGCCAGCACAGGGCTTGTCGCCCTGGCGGGCTTTGCCGCCCTCGCTACCGCGGCGCGCGTGGACCGCATGTCAGCGCTCGTAACCGTCGTCGTCACGTTGGTCGGCGTGGGCGTCGTCGTGGTGGGCGGAAACGTGACCCAGGAAGGCGGCTTTCGCTGGCTTTTCTGGTTCAGCGCGGCGATCTCCATCGGCTGCGCCGTCATTGCGACGGCCCTGCCTGAGCGCCGGAACGAAACGGGGCCGCCGTTGCGGCTCTCCACGGTAGGACGGTCCCCGCTCGCAATCGGCACGGTTGCCTATCTGTTTGCCGGCGGGGCGGTTTGGCCTTTTGTTGAAAGAATTGGCGTCAAGTCCGGGCTAACCGTCAGCCAGGTGGGGGAGGCCCTCGGATTTACGCTTCTCGCGGGACTCGCGGCCGGGGTCGCCGCGCTGGCTCTCGCCAAGCCCGGGCGTGAGCGGACGCTGGCTGTGGCGGGCATACTTTGCTTCGGCGGAGGGTGTGCGATGCTCACGCTTTCAACGACGCCAGCGGTCTACATTTCCAGCCTCGTTGTCATGTTTTTCTTCTTTGTCTTCGTGGGGCCATTCCTCACGGCCCTCGCGATGAAGGTGGACGGCACCGGTGGGCTCGCCGCGGCCATCATGGGGTGGTCGACACTGATTTCGTCACTGGCGCCAGCCGTCTCAGGCCGTTTGGTCGAGGGCGACCAATTCGATCGAATGATCTGGCTCGTGCTGGCTTCGACTATAGTCGGCGTTGTCGTACTGGCGCGCGGAAAGCTCGTTGCCCACAGCGTTCCGCCCCAGCCGGAAACGGCTTCAGCATATCCATCCGCGCGCTCTGATCCCTAA
- a CDS encoding class I SAM-dependent methyltransferase encodes MPEFFEDVARKWKSFADNRKRTARIDEEAVRSTYARWAPIYDRVFGYVFDSGRRAAVSFVNELPSGRILECGVGTGISLPHYHPDHRITGIDLSPEMLDIARERVTADGLANVEALEVADAGEMPMADESFDTSVAMFVLTVVPDPKAVMAELARVTRPGGAVVLVSHFPEQKGWRGWLGEKLAPLSASLGWHMDFDIGRILGRSDLRLIDRRRVGPIGFFTLLVFERV; translated from the coding sequence ATGCCGGAATTTTTTGAGGACGTCGCGCGGAAGTGGAAGTCGTTCGCCGACAACCGCAAGCGCACGGCGCGGATCGACGAGGAAGCGGTCCGCAGCACCTATGCCCGCTGGGCGCCGATCTATGATCGGGTGTTCGGCTATGTCTTCGATTCGGGCCGTCGCGCCGCGGTATCCTTCGTCAACGAGCTGCCCTCCGGTCGCATCCTCGAATGCGGCGTCGGCACCGGCATCTCGCTGCCGCATTATCACCCCGACCACCGCATCACCGGCATCGACCTGTCGCCCGAAATGCTCGACATCGCGCGCGAGCGGGTGACGGCGGACGGTCTCGCCAATGTCGAGGCGCTGGAAGTCGCCGACGCCGGCGAGATGCCGATGGCGGACGAGAGCTTCGACACCTCCGTCGCCATGTTCGTGCTGACCGTGGTGCCGGATCCGAAGGCGGTGATGGCGGAGCTCGCCCGCGTCACCCGGCCGGGCGGCGCCGTCGTGCTGGTCAGCCACTTTCCGGAGCAGAAGGGCTGGCGCGGCTGGCTCGGCGAGAAGCTGGCGCCGCTTTCCGCCTCGCTCGGCTGGCACATGGATTTCGACATCGGCCGCATTCTCGGCCGTTCGGACCTGCGCCTGATCGATCGCCGCCGGGTCGGTCCGATCGGGTTTTTCACACTGCTTGTGTTTGAGCGTGTGTGA
- a CDS encoding DUF1153 domain-containing protein, whose product MTDQMRPRVKYVIGPDGSPLTIADLPPRDTKRWVIRRKAEVVAAVRGGLLSLEEACQRYTLTVEEFISWQQSIDQHGLAGLRTTRIQQYRQ is encoded by the coding sequence ATGACCGATCAAATGCGTCCGCGCGTCAAATACGTCATCGGACCGGACGGAAGTCCGCTTACGATTGCCGATTTGCCGCCGCGCGACACGAAGCGTTGGGTTATCCGCCGAAAGGCAGAAGTCGTCGCGGCGGTGCGGGGGGGCCTGCTCAGCCTAGAAGAGGCGTGTCAGCGCTATACGCTGACCGTCGAGGAGTTCATCTCCTGGCAGCAATCGATCGACCAGCACGGCTTGGCCGGGCTCAGGACGACGCGGATTCAGCAATATCGCCAGTAG
- a CDS encoding SCP2 sterol-binding domain-containing protein — MSQPPSIAIIGGGPGGLTLARILALHDIPATVFEADAHPLARPQGGSLDMHPHTGQHALRLADLECEFLQLARYGDQGGKVYHPNGELLFEDSNPHGNRPEIDRTQLRQLLLDALSAGTVRWNQKVRTVRPLDDGRYAVMANGTPGEAFDLVVGADGAWSRVRPLLSDAEPFYEGVMVAELGIDDVDGANRAIGALVGHGKMFAKGRARLLAGQRNDNAHIRIYAAFRAPESAVVLDTTRPAEAKIELAKLFADFAPKFLNLIATGTLLAVRPLYAMPIGHSWSNRPGVTLLGDAAHLMSPFGGEGANGAMADASDLAMALIRHGDWRQAVAEYETTMFPRAEEAAQGASDGLRGAVAEDALSHVLEHFTAARDRARSDAPRQLDVPTPKGLFETRLAQKTKNSSIQKTLNATYRFDLSGPTGGSWIVDFKEASAGVREGDGPCQCTVSMTDNDFVEILTGALDPRRAFTSGRLKVQGDMSLAMKISNILTP, encoded by the coding sequence ATGTCGCAACCACCTAGCATTGCGATCATTGGCGGGGGCCCGGGTGGCCTGACGCTGGCGCGAATTCTTGCCCTGCATGACATTCCGGCTACGGTTTTCGAGGCAGATGCCCATCCGCTTGCCAGGCCGCAGGGCGGGTCGTTGGACATGCACCCGCATACCGGACAGCACGCCCTGCGTCTCGCCGACCTGGAGTGCGAGTTCCTGCAATTGGCTCGCTACGGTGATCAGGGCGGAAAAGTCTATCATCCCAACGGCGAGCTGCTTTTCGAGGATTCGAATCCTCACGGCAATCGGCCCGAAATTGATCGGACGCAGCTCCGGCAGTTGCTGCTGGATGCCCTGTCTGCGGGGACCGTTCGCTGGAACCAGAAGGTTCGGACGGTCAGGCCGCTTGATGATGGTCGCTATGCCGTCATGGCCAACGGAACCCCTGGCGAGGCATTCGACCTCGTGGTCGGCGCTGACGGAGCCTGGTCGCGTGTTCGCCCGCTGCTTTCCGACGCCGAGCCCTTCTACGAAGGCGTCATGGTCGCCGAACTCGGCATCGATGACGTTGACGGGGCGAATCGCGCGATCGGTGCGCTTGTCGGCCACGGCAAGATGTTTGCAAAAGGGCGTGCGCGACTGTTGGCCGGCCAGCGCAATGACAATGCGCATATTCGCATCTATGCAGCCTTCCGCGCACCGGAAAGCGCCGTAGTTCTCGACACAACACGGCCGGCCGAGGCCAAGATCGAGCTGGCGAAACTGTTCGCCGACTTCGCCCCCAAGTTTCTCAATCTGATCGCGACGGGAACGTTACTAGCCGTGCGCCCGCTTTACGCGATGCCGATCGGTCATAGCTGGTCCAACAGGCCTGGCGTTACGTTGCTGGGCGACGCGGCGCATCTGATGTCACCCTTCGGGGGCGAAGGCGCAAATGGGGCCATGGCAGACGCATCCGATCTTGCCATGGCCCTGATCCGCCATGGCGACTGGCGCCAGGCCGTCGCCGAGTACGAAACCACGATGTTTCCGCGCGCCGAGGAAGCGGCGCAGGGCGCTTCAGACGGATTGCGGGGAGCCGTCGCGGAGGACGCGCTTTCCCATGTTCTGGAGCATTTCACGGCGGCTCGGGATCGAGCCCGTAGCGACGCCCCGCGACAGCTGGATGTTCCAACCCCGAAAGGCCTGTTCGAGACGCGCCTGGCCCAGAAGACCAAGAACAGCAGCATCCAGAAGACGCTGAACGCCACATACCGGTTTGATCTATCCGGCCCTACAGGCGGTAGCTGGATAGTCGATTTCAAAGAGGCCAGCGCTGGAGTGCGAGAAGGGGATGGCCCGTGTCAGTGCACCGTCTCGATGACCGACAATGACTTTGTCGAAATACTGACGGGTGCGCTCGATCCGAGACGGGCGTTCACGAGTGGAAGGCTGAAAGTCCAGGGAGACATGAGCCTTGCCATGAAGATCAGCAATATTCTGACGCCTTGA
- a CDS encoding DUF3313 domain-containing protein — translation MNSNGDNAKSIGRDIAGPASKQAIYRSATAILLLAILTGCAKAPLWQAGSLSSYDKLVPTHGHVTQANIHVDSAAVLSAKTVRIVPTTFSARATQSIAKAEDRALVTNTLDRAMCVRLSDRFEIVAENQPADLTVHAVVTNVIPTDAGAAALSTVASLGSSVVLPVGVPRLPIGLGGLSVEAEAIGKDGTQKAGIVWARGANSFANKARVSRVGDAYSLAASFGNDFSKILLIGKSPFGGGPSLPPLHRVRSGLGGQSKYAACEAFGRAPGLPGLVGGELGLPPAWTDKVPEHAVARSQVAQRGTE, via the coding sequence ATGAATAGCAACGGCGACAATGCCAAATCGATTGGTAGAGACATCGCAGGGCCCGCGTCGAAACAGGCAATATATCGATCTGCCACGGCAATACTTCTGTTGGCCATCCTCACAGGCTGCGCAAAAGCGCCATTGTGGCAGGCTGGCTCCTTGTCGTCGTACGACAAGCTTGTTCCGACCCACGGGCACGTGACGCAGGCAAACATCCACGTCGATAGTGCCGCCGTATTGTCCGCGAAAACGGTCAGGATTGTGCCTACGACATTTTCGGCCAGGGCAACTCAGTCGATAGCCAAAGCCGAAGACCGCGCCCTCGTGACCAACACGCTGGACCGGGCGATGTGCGTACGTCTAAGCGACCGATTCGAGATCGTTGCAGAAAATCAGCCGGCCGATCTCACAGTGCATGCGGTCGTAACCAACGTCATTCCGACAGATGCCGGTGCCGCCGCCCTTTCGACCGTCGCCTCTTTGGGAAGTTCCGTTGTTCTCCCCGTTGGCGTTCCGAGACTTCCAATCGGACTGGGAGGGCTGTCCGTCGAGGCCGAGGCTATTGGAAAGGACGGCACCCAGAAGGCAGGCATAGTCTGGGCGCGGGGCGCGAACTCTTTCGCCAATAAGGCACGCGTCTCTCGTGTGGGGGATGCCTATAGCTTGGCGGCATCTTTTGGCAATGATTTCAGCAAGATTCTGCTGATCGGGAAGTCACCCTTCGGAGGTGGCCCCTCGCTTCCGCCACTGCACCGGGTTCGGTCGGGACTCGGAGGCCAATCCAAATATGCAGCCTGCGAGGCATTCGGCCGCGCACCCGGCCTCCCAGGGTTGGTCGGCGGCGAGTTGGGTCTTCCGCCGGCCTGGACCGACAAGGTGCCTGAACACGCCGTCGCGAGATCCCAGGTCGCTCAACGCGGGACAGAGTAG
- a CDS encoding winged helix-turn-helix domain-containing protein, translating into MKLLVIEDDARTSDYLVKGFTEAGHVCDAVAQGLDALTLAANEPYDVLVIDRMLPGLDGLSLLKAIRAAGVKSPAIFLTAMGGVDDRVEGLEAGADDYLVKPFAFSELMARVNALLRRPPVQEHKTVLRTADLELDLIKRTATRSGQRIDLQPREFTLLEVLMRNEGRVVTRTMLLERVWDFHFDPKTSVVETHISRLRAKIDKPFDVPLLQTIRNIGYSIHAPR; encoded by the coding sequence ATGAAACTGCTGGTGATCGAGGATGACGCCCGGACGTCGGACTATCTCGTGAAGGGTTTCACCGAGGCCGGTCATGTCTGCGATGCGGTGGCGCAGGGACTGGATGCGCTGACGCTCGCGGCCAACGAACCCTATGACGTGCTGGTCATCGACCGGATGCTGCCCGGGCTCGACGGCCTGTCGCTTTTGAAGGCCATTCGCGCCGCCGGGGTGAAGTCGCCCGCCATATTCCTCACCGCGATGGGCGGGGTCGATGACCGCGTCGAGGGGCTGGAGGCAGGCGCCGACGACTACCTCGTCAAGCCGTTCGCCTTCTCGGAACTGATGGCGCGGGTCAACGCGCTGCTGCGCCGCCCGCCGGTCCAGGAACACAAGACGGTGCTCCGGACGGCCGATCTGGAACTGGACCTGATCAAGCGGACCGCCACCCGCTCCGGACAGCGGATCGACCTGCAGCCGCGCGAATTCACGCTGCTGGAGGTGCTGATGCGCAACGAGGGACGGGTCGTGACCCGCACGATGCTGCTGGAGCGGGTCTGGGACTTCCACTTCGACCCGAAGACCAGCGTCGTGGAAACGCATATCAGCCGGCTGCGCGCCAAGATCGACAAGCCCTTCGACGTGCCGCTGCTGCAGACGATCCGAAACATCGGCTACAGCATCCATGCGCCGCGCTAG